TGTGTTTACGTGGAATACACCGTCTTCATTGATACACAGGTTCGAATCGCCCAAAATGGCTACTGCAATCGGTGGAGTCGAAATGATTACCGATACCAGGGAATAACTGAATCCGCAAACGCTGTTCGGCGCTGTATTAGAGATGAGGAAATTCGTATCCTGCTGCACATTGGTCAAATTGATCGTTGTTCCGGTGAAAACAGGTGTTGTGTCCAGTGAATACCAGATAATCGTATTGGAGTTGGTGAGTGTTGCGTTGTCTCCCGGACAAATGGTCTGTGAAGGAATCGTTGGCGGCGCACTTCCCGGAACGTTGGTTACCGTGATGGCATTTGTTTGTGCCGTACAGCCTGCGCTGTTTGTTACCAGGGCAGAGTAAGTGCCGTCTGTTACCGTGCTGTATGAATTTCCGGAAATGTCGCCGTTCATCCATTCGTAGGTTCCTCCCGGATACGATCCGGTGAAAATAGCCGTGTCTCCGTAGCAGAGGATCGAATCACTGACAGAAATGGAGGCTGTAAACGAACCGTTTATGATGACTACGGTATCCGCAGTGGTGATTCCGCACTGGGTAATTTGTACGATGTAAGTTCCGGGCGTGCTTGTGGTAATGTGATCGCTCGTTGACCCGTTGTTCCATTGGAAAGTAGCATTCCCCGAATAGCTGATCTGGATATCTACCGGTTGGTTGTCGCAAATAGTTGCGCCCGGTGAAACAGCGATAGAAGGAGTGGAGTATTCGAATACCTCAAACGGAGGAGTAGTTAGAACACATCCGTCGGCATCCGTTACATTACACACATAGCTTCCGATCTGGTCGGTATAACATTGGGAAGTCAAAGACAAAGTATCTCCGTTCGAACCGAACCACATGTATGAGGTAAACAGGTTGGGAACAGTCATCAACAATGAATCGGAAGGACAAATAACGGCGTCTCCGGGAGAAGTGATGTTCGGAGCTACTTTTACTCCTACATACTGATTGAAGCTCAGGAAGGAACTACAGCCCGTGAGGGAATCTGTTAGTGATCCGGAGTAGTTGTACCATCCCGGAGCATTGACCTCAATACTATCCGCATTGTTGCTCCACAAAATATTGGAACCCGACCAGTTTAAGTTGGGATTCGGGTTGGTGGCAACCAGGAAAGTAGATTCATTCGGGCAGAGCAGGCTGGATCCCGTAATAGTTGTTCCCCAGCTCGGATTCGGATTGACCTTGATGTAGAACTGGCGGGTGGCAGTATAAACAGTGGTATCCAAACCGCACAAGTTGTCGTAACCTTTGACAACCTTGATGGTAACGGTGTACCAGCCTGTAGATACCGGTGTGAAAATAGTTGCAGCGGTATCGTAGTTGATGAACGAAGCGCCGTTAATGGTCCAGATCACCGTGTCGATCGGAGGAGAAACCATCGGGGAGAAATTTCCAAGCGGATTGACGATCAGATCGATTCCATGAAATTCTACCGGAATACCCTGACAAACAACAATGGAGTCGCCAGTAGGAACGGGTGTATTCATAGCAATGGAAAGCGATATGCTGTCGGGCTCTTCTGCAACGTCCTGTTCAAATGTAAAGCTTCCGATATTGATACAATATTGATTGACAGCCTGTACAAAATACTGGTATTCCTGGTTCAGGGTATGCGGTCCCGGGCCACTGAACGAAACTACGTTCCCGATTGTTGTGATAGTTGTTCCGGGATCGATGTTGGTGTAGTTGATAATTGCGCCTTCCGGGTAGCAAAAATGATAGTTGTTGTATTGCGGCCCGGGGTTATTGACATTGATACCATGATCGTCCGTTAAAAAAGGAAGATCCGGAATAGTTTCCTTGATTCCGTATATGGAGTCCATATCCATGTAACAGGCGTCGTCGCGCTCGTGCTCTATCCAGTACGTGCCAGTTGCAGAAATGATGTTTGTCTGTGTATGGGTTCCGTCGTACCAGGTGCTGGTGTAGCTTGGCCCGAAATGCGGGTATGTCAATGTGCGGTAGTACAATTCCGCTTCGCTGCAAAAATGAACGGTATCTCCGTTTGCAGAGAGTGTGACATAATTAGCAGCCTCGTATGCACTGAGATATCCTGCCAGAGAATCGGAAGTCGGTACGGAATAATAGTTGTAGTTCCCGTAATTGGCATTCACCTGGTTGCTTAAAAAAGAGTTCCGGCTTTGATCCCCCACCAAGTAAACATGATAAGGTTCCATAGCCAAATAGGGATTGAACGTAAAATTGTCGTATCCGAGGGAAGCTGCTACCGGAAGGAAATTCAAATCATCCGTATAACTTCCGCAAAGCAGCGGATTGTCATTTTGTTTCACCGCAACGCCTTTTCCTTCATCGTCCAGTTTACTTCCGAATTGTTTGATGTAGGTGCGGGAGCCGCTGTTGGATACTTTCAACAGGTAAGGATCTCTGAACCCGACAGAATTAAACAAAGTTTCCGTGCTGTCCTGTATTTGGGAAAGATCACATTTGAAATAACCGGTTACGTATATGCTGTTTCCGGGGTCAATGGAAAGGGTTCGTGCGGAAAGTTCATTGTC
The window above is part of the Fluviicola sp. genome. Proteins encoded here:
- a CDS encoding gliding motility-associated C-terminal domain-containing protein, with the translated sequence MKLIIIICSLCFSVSWSWSQTWGASTFSQTTNEAVDIELNTANESYVAGYFSGQTSFGPSTSLSGTQGNTDAYVAKYSASGAIIWIKQFGGLGADRAVDLAVGPDQNIVVTGSFFGSVSFGSTTLVSSSNSKDIFIVKLDPAGNVLWARKEGGSSPDNSYKVTVDNANNVILTGEFQGTATIGANTFTSTNDVNTGQPSFDLFIAKYTSAGAPVWSLSGNANLDDRGLSVAVDASNNIFFTGQFSNTLTFASNTYVNNGINVGFLCKLNPAGQVQFMNLMKAGYVMPYDVEVNQNNEPIVVGDFLGNMLYYDINGSNSIQNPYDKQIFVLKTSNPGQYIWNNTLGSDNELSARTLSIDPGNSIYVTGYFKCDLSQIQDSTETLFNSVGFRDPYLLKVSNSGSRTYIKQFGSKLDDEGKGVAVKQNDNPLLCGSYTDDLNFLPVAASLGYDNFTFNPYLAMEPYHVYLVGDQSRNSFLSNQVNANYGNYNYYSVPTSDSLAGYLSAYEAANYVTLSANGDTVHFCSEAELYYRTLTYPHFGPSYTSTWYDGTHTQTNIISATGTYWIEHERDDACYMDMDSIYGIKETIPDLPFLTDDHGINVNNPGPQYNNYHFCYPEGAIINYTNIDPGTTITTIGNVVSFSGPGPHTLNQEYQYFVQAVNQYCINIGSFTFEQDVAEEPDSISLSIAMNTPVPTGDSIVVCQGIPVEFHGIDLIVNPLGNFSPMVSPPIDTVIWTINGASFINYDTAATIFTPVSTGWYTVTIKVVKGYDNLCGLDTTVYTATRQFYIKVNPNPSWGTTITGSSLLCPNESTFLVATNPNPNLNWSGSNILWSNNADSIEVNAPGWYNYSGSLTDSLTGCSSFLSFNQYVGVKVAPNITSPGDAVICPSDSLLMTVPNLFTSYMWFGSNGDTLSLTSQCYTDQIGSYVCNVTDADGCVLTTPPFEVFEYSTPSIAVSPGATICDNQPVDIQISYSGNATFQWNNGSTSDHITTSTPGTYIVQITQCGITTADTVVIINGSFTASISVSDSILCYGDTAIFTGSYPGGTYEWMNGDISGNSYSTVTDGTYSALVTNSAGCTAQTNAITVTNVPGSAPPTIPSQTICPGDNATLTNSNTIIWYSLDTTPVFTGTTINLTNVQQDTNFLISNTAPNSVCGFSYSLVSVIISTPPIAVAILGDSNLCINEDGVFHVNTTDDVEWFSNGVSLGSANPITIPFATLNANHVFSVELSNACFTTIQTDSVRIISPAVLNLADDTLNVCYFDSEIAHLTNSNLTSVVWTGSFGTITNDELTVYGNQTYTPITVTAVDEFGCQTQSATLIVNTSVYDLTTSINFPNYCPGTSGNLSVNTTSDSVFWITPFGNSANNPLAFTLSQQNSGNFYLRTWDDMGCVYLDTVFVPLSPVPSLDILPDTVFCANDVFTFHFPNDANSYYWTTYGTSNYIPITFNQELILNVVTPEGCVGSDTMSLNVVNCDDDLPNIITPNGDGINDFFIIDDAYSQLGNTIIIINRWGNIMFEASPYLNNWDGDGASDGVYFYVYYPKGREEEPRNTKQGFIHVVGKD